The Cottoperca gobio chromosome 22, fCotGob3.1, whole genome shotgun sequence genome contains a region encoding:
- the togaram1 gene encoding TOG array regulator of axonemal microtubules protein 1 isoform X1 produces MIPGLISQELHELLLDLKNYQNRTNGVEELKHVLSEVDMKSVPSGSIVEFIHFIPRLLDDSNFKVLYGTLQVLNLLIQKLHTGVDRYFKQIVLVALKALGDTRTITRNEYMNVFRQLMKTVAPQQVLDLVIGNLKQKNSRVREDVLNIIMAAMLTHPRKDFNIPKLCFEVAPYLADSKRKVRHAALELFSVFDYCLDTGKKQPLMKAVDMVELNEDAEGLMAAVQARRARHVLPKLSSEGIVEYGLVAPKPGHRCTMQYGSGADLDWVMNGGRISSARSHRTEPDCERLYGYGSLGSLTDDLPLQRRIVSAGKGKNKLPWEMSGFSSTENDQHPSTLNGKCSEKVASEDFLPLSRKLSPETYIPSFSSAQPHKPQSSRRRDSPARLRRSGSLNLDTDLFKTTNFSDPDVVAPKGRMLSKNPSVERTFSLPTNPTTSGSFLLPSYPLATLPGGMLTPTMSRRHADSSLSMSNTWPNKRENTPHQRESSPWRDAAGTAKVDHPFSRCSPRPLRASLVSSSSTSSFRRALSSTRATLSISPVVPTVEQLQSHNGQRSNAPGSPQNQKLERDLHLDPDGIDVGQDPQEDDPLDMQEMLNSLRSLRNSAAKKRAKVSLSSSDPDSPDSAVRLDLGLDSPIHTSPMLTSSASESGLSSLSSVANSSFNGIKTSPGNSASSGMKPCIARVPSAKLRSSVSMDFSSLQGLNQRSELSSEVGVVGQRVTYSNGTIKTEEETTGPSPPLVKPAFRESVRALKPAKGSQSHSSRNSPATDMPEGVIGRGMFGTAVCYSRPGAASSLEQGDFVAKPPIDLSAGIYSHALSGSHLDSDDGPRPDEVKQRGKNGRFHRDKMRLQCLDQQEGQSSQADHTRDKIRHRVRQMLSDSPTEENRVLTIKDLHLNGSTLASTKAELLSDESPISPTSPVSPPGPQSPIKCFTPPHHPSPPTVPPNPKNLSRLRRAPSLSRTRPSLSHSSDELTPGTMGHKKNPSEPPELCPFSKPDLALTQSFNLLSSEDWEKKIEGLTFLRSLAHYHSDTIQGRLHDVCLFLIQEVKNLRSSVSRVAVCTLGDLYTHLQKAMDQELEGTVKALLLKAGESNAFIRQDVDAALGCMVQHCTPTRGINALLSGGLGHLHAVVRKCTAQHLANLVEKVGAARLLSGGKDLTDRILPAVTKLAQDSSQEARYFGRRMLLSLSSHPDFDKILEKYIPTKDLPTVRETVFTLKTKGLGEMPQDTQSARGRRSLPGSGTVRASSLTREPLNQTNRESNSHYSCRSQTQSIADKTEYIKQISGLLGSKDFRERIKGMDQLAADCQHNPNMVINSIYPLFDAFKARLQESNSKVNLYALESLQKIIHLLKDNLSQVVNILVPAIVDNHLNSKNNAIYSAAIGAINALISNLDNILLLQPFCTKAHFLNGKAKVDLIEKVAELVTELYPRKPQMVEQKVLPLLWHLLGNSTHSGTIHGRSGSVRGATANLCHALYAQMGPSLTECAASQPANVHKDLNEILRTSS; encoded by the exons ATGATACCTGGATTGATCTCCCAGGAGTTACATGAGCTGCTTCTGGACCTGAAAAATTACCAAAATCGCACAAATGGGGTGGAAGAGCTCAAACACGTCCTCTCCGAAGTCGACATGAAATCAGTCCCATCTGGCAGTATTGTGGAGTTCATTCATTTTATCCCTCGGCTTCTGGATGACAGTAATTTTAAAGTATTGTATGGCACATTACAAGTTTTGAACTTACTCATTCAGAAGCTACATACAGGTGTAGACCGATATTTCAAACAGATAGTCTTAGTGGCTCTGAAGGCCCTAGGGGACACTCGCACCATCACCagaaatgaatacatgaatgtgTTCCGACAGCTGATGAAAACTGTTGCACCACAACAAGTATTGGATCTTGTCATTGGCAACTTGAAACAAAAGAATTCAAGGGTTCGCGAAGATGTCCTTAACATCATTATGGCAGCTATGCTCACTCATCCTAGAAAAGATTTCAACATTCCCAAGCTTTGTTTTGAGGTTGCACCATACCTGGCAGACAGCAAAAGGAAGGTCCGCCACGCCGCCCTTGAGCTGTTTTCCGTTTTTGACTATTGCCTTGACACAGGGAAAAAACAGCCTCTAATGAAGGCTGTGGACATGGTTGAACTCAATGAAGATGCAGAGGGTCTTATGGCAGCTGTACAGGCAAGACGAGCAAGGCATGTCCTTCCTAAACTCTCCTCAGAGGGGATAGTGGAGTATGGCTTGGTGGCCCCCAAACCAGGACACCGGTGCACCATGCAGTATGGTTCTGGAGCGGACCTGGACTGGGTGATGAACGGAGGGCGGATAAGCAGTGCCAGGAGCCACAGAACTGAACCAGACTGCGAGCGATTGTATGGCTATGGCAGTTTAGGCTCCCTCACTGACGACCTTCCACTTCAAAGGAGGATTGTCAGCGCGGGTAAAGGGAAGAACAAATTACCCTGGGAGATGTCGGGCTTCTCATCCACTGAGAACGACCAGCATCCCAGTACCCTGAATGGAAAGTGCTCTGAAAAG GTGGCCAGTGAGGATTTCCTTCCCCTGTCCAGGAAGCTGAGTCCCGAGACCTACATACCCAGTTTCA GTTCTGCACAGCCTCATAAGCCTCAGTCCTCCAGGAGGAGGGACTCCCCTGCACGCCTCAGAAGAAGTGGAAGCCTCAACTTGGACACAGACCTTTTTAAAACCACCAACTTCTCTGACCCAGATGTTG TGGCACCCAAGGGACGCATGCTCTCAAAGAACCCTAGTGTTGAGCGCACGTTCTCCCTCCCCACAAACCCCACCACATCCGGATCATTCCTTCTGCCCTCCTACCCACTGGCCACACTCCCAGGAGGCATGCTTACTCCGACAATGTCCCGCCGTCATGCAGACTCCTCCCTATCTATGTCCAACACATGGCCCAACAAGAGAGAGAACACCCCTCACCAGCGAGAGAGCAGCCCCTGGAGAGACGCAGCAGGCACAGCAAAGG TAGACCATCCCTTCAGCAGATGCTCTCCCCGGCCTCTGCGTGCCTCACTCGTGAGTTCTTCATCCACTTCATCGTTCCGCCGGGCTCTGAGCAGCACCAGGGCAACCCTATCTATCTCGCCAGTTGTCCCAACAGTAGAGCAGCTCCAGTCCCATAATGGCCAGAGGTCCAATGCTCCAGGCAGCCCTCAGAATCAGAAGCTAGAAAGGGACCTTCATCTGGACCCTGATGGCATCGATGTGGGGCAAGATCCTCAAGAGGATGATCCTCTGGACATGCAGGAG ATGCTGAACTCCCTGCGCTCATTGCGCAACAGCGCCGCCAAGAAGAGGGCCAAAGTGAGCCTTAGCAGTTCAGATCCAGACAGTCCTGACTCAGCTGTGAGGCTGGACCTGGGTCTAGACTCACCAATACACACCTCTCCAATGCTTACCAGCTCAGCCAGTGAGAGTGGTCTTTCCAGTCTGAGCTCAGTTGCCAACTCGAGCTTCAATGGCATCAAAACCAG TCCCGGAAACTCTGCCTCTTCAGGAATGAAACCTTGCATTGCAAGAGTGCCTTCTGCAAAACTGAGGTCTTCTGTCTCCATGGACTTCAGCAGCCTTCAAG gATTGAATCAGAGAAGCGAACTGTCGTCTGAGGTGGGTGTTGTTGGGCAGAGAGTCACTTACTCCAACGGAACAATCAAAACTGAGGAAGAGACAACGGGACCGTCCCCTCCTTTGGTCAAACCAGCCTTCCGTGAATCAGTCAGAGCTCTGAAGCCTGCCAAAG GATCTCAGAGCCACAGCAGCAGGAACTCACCAGCCACAGATATGCCTGAGGGAGTCATTGGAAGAG GCATGTTTGGCACTGCAGTGTGTTACAGCCGTCCAGGAGCCGCCTCGTCACTTGAGCAGGGGGATTTTGTGGCCAAACCCCCCATCGATCTCTCAGCAGGCATCTACAGCCACGCTCTGTCTGGCAGTCACCTCGACAGTGATGACGGCCCACGTCCAGATGAGGTTAAG CAGAGGGGGAAGAATGGCAGGTTTCACCGGGATAAGATGCGGCTGCAGTGTCTGGATCAGCAGGAGGGTCAAAGCAGTCAAGCGGACCACACACGAGACAAGATTCGCCACCGAGTCAGACAGATGCTGTCGGACTCGCCCACAGAGGAGAATAGAGTCTTAACCATCAAAG ATCTGCATTTGAACGGCAGCACGCTGGCATCCACCAAGGCAGAGCTTCTCTCTGATGAGTCTCCTATCAGCCCCACCAGTCCTGTCAGCCCACCAGGACCCCAAAGCCCCATCAAGTGCTTCACTCCTCCCCACCATCCGAGCCCCCCCACTGTGCCCCCCAACCCCAAAAACCTGTCCCGTCTTAGGAGGGCCCCTAGCCTCAGCAGAACCCGGCCGTCGCTGTCCCACAGCTCAG ATGAGCTAACTCCTGGTACTATGGGCCACAAGAAAAATCCCTCCGAGCCTCCTGAGCTGTGTCCGTTCTCCAAGCCTGACCTGGCACTGACGCAGAGCTTTAACCTGCTGAGCTCCGAAGACTG gGAGAAGAAGATCGAGGGTCTGACGTTCCTGCGCAGTCTGGCTCACTACCACTCAGACACAATCCAGGGCAGGCTTCATGATGTCTGCCTGTTTCTCATTCAAGAG GTGAAGAACCTGCGGTCAAGTGTCTCCAGGGTTGCAGTGTGTACGCTCGGTGACctgtacacacacctgcagaaagCAATGGACCAGGAACTGGAGGGGACCGTTAAAGCTTTACTGCTGAAGGCCGGGGAGAGTAACGCCTTCATTAGGCAGGATGTGGATGCAGCCCTGGGTTGCATGGTGCAGCACTGCACACCAACTCGTGGCATCAATGCTTTACTCTCTGGGGGACTCGG TCACCTCCACGCAGTGGTAAGAAAATGCACGGCCCAGCACCTGGCTAATCTGGTCGAGAAGGTCGGTGCTGCCCGTCTTCTGTCTGGAGGTAAAGATCTCACAGACCGAATCTTACCTGCCGTCACCAAACTCGCACAAGACTCCTCGCAGGAAGCCAG GTACTTTGGGCGTCGAATGCTGCTGTCCCTGTCATCCCACCCTGACTTCGACAAGATCCTGGAGAAATATATCCCCACCAAAGACCTGCCGACTGTCCGAGAGACAGTCTTCACTCTCAAGACAAAG GGTCTTGGTGAGATGCCCCAAGACACCCAGTCAGCCAGGGGTAGACGCTCCCTCCCAGGCAGTGGGACAGTCAGGGCCTCGTCTCTCACCAGAGAGCCACTCAACCAGACCAACAG GGAGTCTAATAGCCATTACAGCTGTAGATCTCAGACACAGAGTATTGCAGATAAGACAGAATACATCAAGCAGATCTCAGGTCTGCTGGGTTCAAAGGACTTCAgagagaggatcaagggaatgGACCAGCTAGCGGCTGACTGCCAGCATAACCCCAACATGGTCATCAATAGTATATATCCG TTGTTTGATGCCTTCAAGGCCCGGCTGCAGGAGTCCAACAGCAAGGTCAATCTGTATGCCCTCGAGTCTCTACAGAAAATCATCCACTTGTTAAAGGACAACTTGTCCCAAGTGGTCAACATCCTGGTTCCAGCAATCGTGGACAATCACCTCAACTCCAAGAACAACGCTATCTACTCTGCTGCTATTGGAGCTATCAATGCACTTATTTCAAACCTTG ATAACATACTTCTTCTTCAGCCCTTCTGCACCAAGGCTCATTTTTTAAACGGCAAAGCAAAGGTGGATCTTATCGAAAaggttgcag AACTTGTGACAGAGCTCTACCCTCGCAAGCCCCAGATGGTGGAGCAGAAAGTGCTTCCCTTGCTGTGGCACCTCCTGGGCAACTCCACCCACAGTGGTACCATTCATGGCCGGAGCGGCAGCGTGAGGGGTGCTACCGCCAACCTGTGCCATGCCCTTTACGCCCAGATGGGGCCCAGCCTGACTGAGTGTGCTGCCTCCCAGCCTGCCAATGTCCATAAAGATTTAAATGAGATCCTGAGGACCTCATCATAA